TGCTGGCCATCGCCGTCACAGCGCTCGCGGCGTTGCTCGCGAGGGCCGTCGGCTGGGTCGACACCGCGGCTGTGACCGCGGCCCGGCCGTTGACGGGCTTCATCTGGCGACCCGATCGATGGTCGGCGGTCGTCGCCGTACTGGCCGGCTGTGCGGGAGTGCTGTCGCAAACAGCCGGCCGCGCTAACGCACTGGTCGGCGTCTTCATCTCGGTCACGACCGTCCCGGCCGCGGGAGACCTGGCGTTGTCGATGGCGCTGTGGGCACCCGGCCAGATCGGCGGGGCCGCCGCTCAGCTCGGGATCAACCTGGCCGGGATGACAATCGCGGGGGTGGTCACGCTGATCCTGCAACGGCTGATCTGGCGTGCCTACCTGGCGCGGCGGCATCCGCCGAGCGCGAATCCCGCACAATTCGGTCAGGAGGACGGATGCTCGAATCGGTCGGCGTAGAACCGCCCGATGAAGCGGCGTACCGGGCGTTGCTCTCAGCGCCGGGCTGCAGCGTCGCGGACCTTGCCAAGCGGCTCGCACGCGACGAACAAGACGTGTGGGCCACGGTAGGACGGCTGGAGAAGCTCGGCCTGCTCACGACCACCACCGAGCAACCCGTGCGCCTGCTGCCGACGCGACCGGACGTCGCCGTCGACGCACTGGTCGCCGTACGCCGTGCCGAACTCGACCGGGTGCGCGCCGAAGCGCGGGTACTCGTCTCGGAGTTGCGCGCCGAGGAACGCCACCGGCCGGAGAACCTGGTCGAGGTGATCGTCGGCCAGGAAGCGATCGCGGCCCGCTTCGCCCAACTGCTCGACAAGACCCGCGAGCAACTGCTCGTCCTCGACCGGCCGCCGTACGCCGCCGAGATCGAGAAGTCCGACGCCAGCGTGCGCGACCTGCTGCGCGAAGGCGTGGTCATCCGCGGCATCTACTCCCCCGACTCGCTGGACGTGCCGGGCGGGATCGACGAGGCGTACAGCGCGGCCGATGCCGGTGAGAGCTCTCGAGTGCATCCGCGGGTGCCGATGAAGCTCGCGGTGTTCGACCGTACGGCGGCGTTGCTGCCGCTCGCCGTGGAGGAGTTGGTCGACAGCGCGCTCGTGGTTCACCCGTCCGCTTTGCTGGATGCGTTGACCGAGATGTTCTGGCTGCTGTGGGACCAGGCCGTGCCAGTGGTGCCGGCCAGTCTCGACCCACTCGAGGCGCGGCTGATGACACTGCTCGCGGCCGGGTTCAAGGACGACGCGATCGCGCGTCACCTCGCACTGAGCAGCCGCACGGTCGGCCGCCGCGTCGCCGAACTGATGGACACCCTCGGCGCCCGCACCCGCTTCCAAGCCGGCATCCACGCCCAGCGCCGCCATCTCCTCGACGACGCCTAGGCAAGGGATCAGCAGGCGGCGAGCATGCCTTGCAGCGCGGTCTTCTCGGCGGACTGCAGCGAGAGGTGGTAGGTGTACTTCACCCAGATCCACTCGCGGGCATAGATGCAGTGGACCGACGCGTTCGGCGGTTGCCACGAAGCGGGGTCCTGGTCGCCCTTGGAGCGGTTGCTCGAGGCGGAGACCGCGATCAGTTGCGCGATGGTGAGGTTGTTCGCGAGCTCTTCGCGCTTGGCCGTGGTCCACGTGTTCGCACCGGACTTCCAGGCCTCGGCCAGCGGGACGATGTGGTCGATGTCGACCGCGGAGTCGTCGGTGAGGTAGACGGCGTCGTACACGCTGTACCACTTGCCGGCGGTCGGCTCGCAGTTGCTGTCGACGGTGACTCCGGTGCCGTCCCGTTTCAGTACTTCGTCCCGGGTGTCGCAGGTGCCGGAGACCGTGTGCCAATGCGGAAACAGGTCGCGGCTGTAGCCGGTGGTGGAGCCTTCGGCTTTCACTGTCAGACTCGCGAGCTGCGTCGCCGCAGTACTGGCCGAGGGCGGCGTGGGTGGATAGGCCAGTGCCGGACCGGCACCGAGAACCATCGTGGTGAGTGTGGCGAGAGC
The Kribbella voronezhensis DNA segment above includes these coding regions:
- a CDS encoding HNH endonuclease family protein, yielding MRRLFVCTLTALATLTTMVLGAGPALAYPPTPPSASTAATQLASLTVKAEGSTTGYSRDLFPHWHTVSGTCDTRDEVLKRDGTGVTVDSNCEPTAGKWYSVYDAVYLTDDSAVDIDHIVPLAEAWKSGANTWTTAKREELANNLTIAQLIAVSASSNRSKGDQDPASWQPPNASVHCIYAREWIWVKYTYHLSLQSAEKTALQGMLAAC
- a CDS encoding helix-turn-helix domain-containing protein — its product is MLESVGVEPPDEAAYRALLSAPGCSVADLAKRLARDEQDVWATVGRLEKLGLLTTTTEQPVRLLPTRPDVAVDALVAVRRAELDRVRAEARVLVSELRAEERHRPENLVEVIVGQEAIAARFAQLLDKTREQLLVLDRPPYAAEIEKSDASVRDLLREGVVIRGIYSPDSLDVPGGIDEAYSAADAGESSRVHPRVPMKLAVFDRTAALLPLAVEELVDSALVVHPSALLDALTEMFWLLWDQAVPVVPASLDPLEARLMTLLAAGFKDDAIARHLALSSRTVGRRVAELMDTLGARTRFQAGIHAQRRHLLDDA